The genomic DNA CATCCCCGGCGAGATCCCGAACGACCAGTGACCCGCTGGCCAGCATCCCGCCAAACCCGCCGCGCGCGGGTTTTTCTTCGTCGGAATAACCCTACTTCCATATCAACATTCCCCTATGACGGCCGCCGCGCCTACCGCGACCGGCCGGCGGCGTCAAGAGGCAGGCGACCGCCGCGCGGAGCCGTTTTCCTTTCGGAGCCGGGCATAGGAGAGAAAAACACCGTGGATACAATTGATACAATCAACCTAAGTCATTGATCGTGGAGCAGAAACCCGTGTTCGCTTCCCTTCAAAAGTCCCACGGTTTACCCCCTAAAGTCCCACGGTTTCGACTTATCCACCGTGGGACCATTTGCGCCCTTTCTGCCCCTCTTCTTTCTTCTTTTCTCTTTAAAAACAAGAAGAAAGAAGAAAGAATGCGGTGAAAGAAAGGAATCGGCAGGTCCCACGGTTTGTAATATTGTGGATAACTTGTATCCACGGTTTCGACAGCGAAAAACGCCGAAACCGTGGGACTCCCACGCTTGGGCTGATTCCGTAAGTCCTTGAAAAGAAAAGGGACGCCGACGCGTCCCACGGTTTCACACGGTCCCACGGTGTTTTTGCTACCCCACCCCCTGGGAGCGTTGCCGCGCACGCTTCCGCGCCTCTTCTCGCAGCCCGTCCAGGTAGTCTGCCCACCGCTGCATGAAGGCGATGCGCTCATCCAGAAACGCCGTGCGGTTGTAGGAGCGGCCCAGCGGGTCCACCACCTTGTGGCTGATCTGCAAGTCCAGCAGTTCGGGCGGCGTCTTCAAGCGCTCTTCGGCCAGCGTCCGCGTGGATGCGCGAAAGCCGTGAGCCGTCATTTCCCCATGGAAGCCCAGGCGCAGCAGTGCTGCGCGTATGGCGCCATCGGATAGCGGGTGCCCACGGTTGCGCGATGAATGGAACACATAGGGTGTGTGCCCGGTGAGCGGGCGCAGCGCCTGCAGGATGGCCACGGCCTGCGTGGGCAGCGGCACCAAATGGCTTTCCCAGCCGGTGCGCGTGATCTTGGTGTCTCCGGTCGCGCCTGCACGCTCTGGCGAGATATCCCACATCGGTGCACCCCACCCCTTGCCGTCGAGGTCGAACTCTTCCCACCGGGCTTCTCGCAGCTCGCTGGGGCGCTGAAACACCAGCGGCGAGAGCTGCAGCAGGCAGCGCGTGACCATCTCGCCGTTCTCATAGCCTGACAGCGCCACCAGCAAATCACCGAAGCGCTGCGGGCTGGTGATGGCGGCAAAGTGTCCAGCCTTCGGCGTCAGCACCGCGCCCTTCATGGCCACGGTCGGATCGCTGGCAACCTTGCCGCGCGCCATGGCCCAGCGGAACACCTCGCCCATGATGCCCCGCAGCCGGCGCGCGGTCTCGGGCGCGCGCGCTTCGACGCGGTTCAGGATCGCCAGTATCTCGGGCGGGATGATGTCCGAGATGGGCCGTGTGCCGATCCATGGGAACACGTCCTTTTCCAGCTTCTCGATGATGGACTTCACGTAGCCTTCGCTGCGCCCGGCGCGCCGCTTCGATTGCCACAGCGCACGGGCGATAGTCTCGAAGTCGTCGGCCATGGCGTTGGCCTTCAGCAGTTTGGCTTTCTTGCGCTCGGCGGCAGGGTCAAGACCGGCAACGAGCTGCGCGCGGGCAGCCTGGTGTTCTTGTCGCGCCTCGCGCGCCGACACGGCTGGATAGACGCCCAGGGCGAGCGTGGCTTGCTTGCCGTTGTAGCGATAGTCATAGCGCCAATACTTCGCACCGCTCGGCATCACTGCCAGATAGAGGCCACCGCCATCGGACAGCTTGACCTGCTTGTCTTGAGGCTTGGCGTTGCGCAGCGCAACGTCCGTCAGCTTGGCGAATGCGCCCATGTTCCTGCCCTCCTGCTGGTATTTTTTGCTGGTAGCCGCGAATGGCGCGAATGTACCAGCAAAAATACCAGCAAAAAACGTGGGCTGTCCGGGGACAACGTGGGACAACGCGGGACAAGAAAAAACCCGCAGAGCGTTAGCTGCTGCGGGTTTTGGAGCAACCTGGGACAACCAGGTGCAAATTCTTGGCGGAGACGGAGGGATTCGAACCCTCGATGCAGTTTTTAGCCACATGCTCCCTTAGCAGGGGAGTACCTTCAACCACTCGGCCACGTCTCCGGGAAAGAAGCGGGATTCTAGCACGAGATGAGCCGCCCTGGGGCGGCTCATGCGGGCATTTCAACGCGCATCGTTAAGGAATACGCGCCCCGCGGCGGATCAGGCCGCGGCGCCGGGCGCCTGGTCCAGGCCGAAAGCCTTGTGCAGGGCGCGGACGGCCAGTTCCATGTACTTGTCGTCGATCAGCACCGAGGTCTTGATCTCGCTGGTGCTGATCATGCGGATGTTGATGCCCTCTTCCGACAGCGTGCGGAACATCAGGCTGGCCACGCCCACGTGCGAGCGCATGCCGATGCCGACGATGGAGACCTTGGCGACCTTGTCGTCCTTGGCGATCTCGCCGGCGCCCACGGCGGGGGCCACGACATTCTGCAGCACGTCGACGGCGCGGCTGAATTCGTTGCGGTTGACCGTGAACGAGAAGTCGGTGGTGCCGGCCACGGACTGGTTCTGCACGATCATGTCCACGTCGATATTGCGCTCGGCGATGGGGCCCAGGATGGAAAAGGCGATGCCGGGCTTGTCAGGCACGCCCAGCAAGGTGATCTTGGCTTCGTCGCGGCTGAACGCGATGCCCGAGACAACGGCGGCTTCCATTTTTTCGTCTTCCTCAAAAGTGATCAGCGTGCCCGAGCGCATTTCTTCGTCGAGCGACATAAGGGGGTCGGTGAGCGAGGACAGCACGCGCACGGGAACACGGTACTTGCCGGCGAACTCGACCGAGCGGATCTGCAGCACCTTCGAACCCAGCGAGGCCATTTCCAGCATTTCCTCGAAGGAAATGACGGACAGGCGGCGGGCTTCCGGCACGACGCGCGGGTCGGTGGTGTAGACGCCGTCCACGTCGGTGTAGATCAGGCATTCGTCGGCCTTCAGCGCCGCCGCCACGGCCACCGCCGAGGTGTCGGAGCCGCCACGGCCCAGCGTGGTGATGTGGCCTTCTTCATCGATGCCCTGGAAGCCCGTGACCACGACCACGCGGCCGGCGTCCAGGTCGCCGCGGATGCGCGCGTCGTCGATGGAAGAGATGCGGGCCTTGGTGTAGGACGAGTCGGTGCGCACCGGCACCTGCCAGCCCGTATAGCTGCGGGCCTTCACGCCTTCCGCTTGCAGGGCCATGGCCAGCAGCGCGCTGCTGGCCTGCTCGCCGGTCGCGGCCAGCATGTCGAGCTCGCGGCCATCGGGGTCGGCCGCGATTTCGCGGGCCAGGCCCAGCAGCCGGTTCGTTTCGCCGGACATGGCAGAGGGCACCACCACGACCTGGTGGCCGGCCGCGTGCCATTTGGCGACGCGGCGCGCCACATTCCTGATTCGCTCGATGGAACCCATCGAGGTACCGCCGTACTTGTGAACGATCAAAGACATCTTGGACTCGGGTTGCGCCCCCCGCGGCAAGCGGCAGGCAAAGTCGGGTAGTTTAACGTGTTGCGGGCGAACGCCGTCCAGCTCCGCCAGACCGGCCCGCG from Orrella dioscoreae includes the following:
- a CDS encoding tyrosine-type recombinase/integrase, with the protein product MGAFAKLTDVALRNAKPQDKQVKLSDGGGLYLAVMPSGAKYWRYDYRYNGKQATLALGVYPAVSAREARQEHQAARAQLVAGLDPAAERKKAKLLKANAMADDFETIARALWQSKRRAGRSEGYVKSIIEKLEKDVFPWIGTRPISDIIPPEILAILNRVEARAPETARRLRGIMGEVFRWAMARGKVASDPTVAMKGAVLTPKAGHFAAITSPQRFGDLLVALSGYENGEMVTRCLLQLSPLVFQRPSELREARWEEFDLDGKGWGAPMWDISPERAGATGDTKITRTGWESHLVPLPTQAVAILQALRPLTGHTPYVFHSSRNRGHPLSDGAIRAALLRLGFHGEMTAHGFRASTRTLAEERLKTPPELLDLQISHKVVDPLGRSYNRTAFLDERIAFMQRWADYLDGLREEARKRARQRSQGVG
- a CDS encoding aspartate kinase; amino-acid sequence: MSLIVHKYGGTSMGSIERIRNVARRVAKWHAAGHQVVVVPSAMSGETNRLLGLAREIAADPDGRELDMLAATGEQASSALLAMALQAEGVKARSYTGWQVPVRTDSSYTKARISSIDDARIRGDLDAGRVVVVTGFQGIDEEGHITTLGRGGSDTSAVAVAAALKADECLIYTDVDGVYTTDPRVVPEARRLSVISFEEMLEMASLGSKVLQIRSVEFAGKYRVPVRVLSSLTDPLMSLDEEMRSGTLITFEEDEKMEAAVVSGIAFSRDEAKITLLGVPDKPGIAFSILGPIAERNIDVDMIVQNQSVAGTTDFSFTVNRNEFSRAVDVLQNVVAPAVGAGEIAKDDKVAKVSIVGIGMRSHVGVASLMFRTLSEEGINIRMISTSEIKTSVLIDDKYMELAVRALHKAFGLDQAPGAAA